One stretch of Streptomyces hygroscopicus DNA includes these proteins:
- a CDS encoding ATP-binding protein, producing the protein MTHSSSLPQDRQRPAESLRADALMEEDVAWSHEIDEERDGDQYDRSDRAALRRVGGLSTELEDITEVEYRQLRLERVVLVGVWTSGTAQDAENSLAELAALAETAGALVLDGVIQRRNKPDPATYIGSGKAEELRDIVVESGADTVVCDGELSPGQLIHLEDVVKVKVVDRTALILDIFAQHAKSREGKAQVSLAQMQYMLPRLRGWGQSLSRQMGGGGSGSSGGGMATRGPGETKIETDRRRIREKMAKMRREIAEMKTGRDIKRQERRRHKVPSVAIAGYTNAGKSSLLNRLTGAGVLVENALFATLDPTVRRAETPSGRLYTLADTVGFVRHLPHHLVEAFRSTMEEVGDADLIVHVVDGSHPAPEEQLAAVREVIRDVGAVDVPEIVVINKADLADPLVVQRLLRMERRAMAVSARSGLGIDELLAVIDEELPRPQVEIEVLLPYTHGKLVARTHVEGEVLSEEHTPEGTLLKARVHEELAAELRRFVPAAAAGQH; encoded by the coding sequence TTGACCCACTCCTCTTCCCTTCCGCAGGACCGGCAGCGACCCGCCGAGAGCCTTCGGGCCGACGCCCTGATGGAAGAGGACGTCGCCTGGAGTCACGAGATCGACGAGGAGCGTGACGGCGACCAGTACGACCGCTCCGACCGTGCCGCGCTGCGGCGTGTGGGAGGGCTGTCCACCGAGCTCGAGGACATCACCGAGGTCGAGTACCGGCAGCTGCGCCTGGAACGCGTGGTGCTGGTCGGCGTATGGACCTCCGGTACGGCTCAGGACGCGGAGAACTCCCTGGCGGAGCTGGCCGCGCTCGCCGAGACCGCCGGTGCCCTGGTGCTCGACGGCGTGATCCAGCGGCGCAACAAGCCGGATCCCGCCACCTACATCGGCTCCGGCAAGGCCGAGGAACTGCGCGACATCGTGGTCGAGTCCGGTGCCGACACCGTGGTCTGCGACGGTGAGCTGAGCCCCGGCCAGCTGATCCATCTCGAGGACGTCGTCAAGGTGAAGGTGGTCGACCGGACCGCCCTGATCCTCGACATCTTCGCCCAGCACGCCAAGTCCCGAGAGGGCAAGGCACAGGTCTCGCTCGCCCAGATGCAGTACATGCTGCCGCGGCTGCGAGGCTGGGGTCAGTCGCTGTCCCGGCAGATGGGTGGCGGTGGCTCCGGATCCTCGGGCGGCGGTATGGCCACCCGTGGTCCCGGTGAGACCAAGATCGAGACGGACCGGCGCCGCATCCGCGAGAAGATGGCGAAGATGCGCCGCGAGATCGCCGAGATGAAGACCGGCCGCGACATCAAGCGGCAGGAGCGCCGGCGCCACAAGGTCCCCTCCGTCGCCATCGCCGGATACACCAACGCGGGCAAGTCCTCGCTGCTCAACCGGCTCACCGGTGCGGGTGTCCTGGTGGAGAACGCACTGTTCGCCACCCTGGACCCGACCGTGCGCCGGGCCGAGACCCCCAGCGGGCGCCTCTACACACTGGCGGACACCGTCGGGTTCGTCCGGCACCTGCCGCACCATCTGGTGGAGGCGTTCCGCTCCACGATGGAGGAGGTCGGCGACGCCGATCTGATCGTCCATGTGGTGGACGGCTCGCATCCGGCGCCGGAGGAGCAGTTGGCCGCCGTGCGTGAGGTGATCCGCGATGTGGGCGCGGTCGATGTGCCCGAGATCGTCGTGATCAACAAGGCGGATCTGGCCGATCCGCTGGTCGTGCAGCGGCTGCTGCGCATGGAGCGGCGCGCCATGGCGGTGTCGGCCCGTAGCGGACTGGGCATCGACGAGCTGCTCGCGGTGATCGACGAGGAGCTGCCCCGGCCCCAGGTCGAGATCGAGGTCCTGCTGCCGTACACCCACGGCAAGCTGGTCGCGCGTACCCACGTCGAGGGTGAGGTGCTCTCCGAGGAGCACACCCCCGAGGGCACACTGCTCAAGGCACGGGTGCACGAGGAGCTCGCGGCGGAGCTGCGGCGTTTCGTCCCGGCCGCGGCCGCCGGACAGCACTAG
- a CDS encoding iron transporter → MPQLPTQGLPLPAMAVPRQDRDSHEAPADRARVVGVDPLDDPDPQIAADGAAVENLLRCWVRESGLAHPDGDTLRIPLAASGTVLLVPVRYWSPTGWHRFGPPLLEHGPHDAPAVGAVTLAALLTREAAYSARRDDPDADATELVGRVADSVRRTALFLAHRRAAPADPGTSTPFLNAEQSLLFGHPLHPTPKSREGLSDSESTVCSPESRGSFSLHWIAVARSVLACESAWTERGRTVPAERLALSLAGSGLQLPDGTVPLPLHPWQAREIRHRPDAAALFDSGLLHDLGPSGGHWHPTSSVRTVYRPGAPAMLKLSLALRITNSRRENLRKELRRGVEVHRLLRSGLAEQWRAAFPGFPGFDIVRDPAWLAVDGPDGEPVSGLDVVIRHNPFGPGDDAVCVAGLLALRPWRGQPVMRSRLAHLVARLAARTGRSTAAVGAEWFLRYLHTVVRPVLWLDGEAGIALEAHQQNTLVLLDPDGWPIGGRYRDNQGYYFRASRHAELQRRLPGIGGRSDTFVPDEVTDERFAYYLGVNNVLGMIGAFGSQRLVDERVLLAAFRRFLTEAASGPGRTRSPLPARLLETPTLRCKANLLTRLRGLDELVGPVDTQSVYVTIANPLVTSVSPYGIPAVTPMA, encoded by the coding sequence GTGCCGCAACTGCCCACCCAGGGGCTGCCCCTCCCCGCGATGGCCGTCCCTCGGCAGGACCGCGACAGCCATGAAGCGCCCGCCGACCGTGCCCGTGTGGTCGGCGTGGATCCACTCGACGACCCCGACCCGCAGATCGCGGCCGATGGTGCGGCCGTCGAGAACCTGCTGCGCTGCTGGGTACGGGAGAGCGGCCTCGCGCACCCCGATGGGGACACCCTGCGTATCCCGCTCGCCGCCAGCGGAACCGTCCTCCTCGTCCCGGTGCGCTATTGGTCGCCCACCGGCTGGCACCGCTTCGGCCCGCCGCTGCTGGAGCACGGCCCCCACGACGCGCCCGCCGTCGGGGCGGTCACCCTCGCGGCCCTCCTCACCCGCGAGGCGGCCTACAGCGCACGGCGGGACGACCCCGACGCGGACGCCACCGAACTCGTCGGCCGTGTCGCGGACTCCGTACGACGCACCGCCCTCTTCCTCGCCCACCGCCGTGCGGCGCCCGCCGATCCCGGCACGAGCACCCCGTTTCTCAACGCGGAGCAGTCCCTCCTCTTCGGTCACCCCCTGCATCCCACGCCGAAGAGCCGCGAGGGCCTCTCCGACAGCGAATCCACCGTCTGCTCACCGGAATCGCGTGGCTCCTTCTCCCTTCACTGGATCGCGGTCGCCCGGTCCGTGCTGGCCTGCGAGTCGGCCTGGACGGAGCGCGGCCGGACCGTGCCCGCCGAGCGGCTCGCCCTCTCCCTGGCGGGCAGCGGCCTCCAACTGCCGGACGGGACCGTCCCCTTGCCGCTGCATCCCTGGCAGGCTCGCGAGATCCGGCACCGTCCGGACGCAGCCGCGCTCTTCGACTCCGGCCTGTTGCACGACCTCGGGCCGTCCGGCGGACACTGGCACCCCACCTCCTCGGTCCGCACCGTCTACCGGCCCGGCGCTCCTGCCATGCTGAAACTCTCCCTCGCTCTGCGGATCACCAACTCCCGTCGTGAGAACCTCCGTAAGGAACTCCGCCGCGGTGTCGAGGTGCACCGGCTGCTCCGCAGCGGACTTGCCGAGCAGTGGCGGGCGGCCTTCCCCGGATTCCCGGGCTTCGACATCGTCCGTGACCCGGCCTGGCTGGCCGTCGATGGACCGGATGGCGAACCCGTTTCCGGCCTCGACGTCGTCATCCGGCACAATCCGTTCGGCCCCGGCGACGACGCCGTCTGCGTCGCCGGACTCCTCGCGTTGCGCCCCTGGCGCGGACAGCCCGTGATGCGCTCCCGTCTCGCCCACCTCGTCGCCCGGCTCGCCGCTCGCACCGGCCGTTCCACCGCGGCCGTCGGCGCGGAGTGGTTCCTGCGCTATCTGCACACGGTCGTACGCCCCGTTCTCTGGCTGGACGGAGAAGCCGGTATCGCGCTCGAGGCGCACCAGCAGAACACCCTGGTGCTGCTGGACCCCGACGGCTGGCCGATCGGCGGCCGCTACCGGGACAACCAGGGCTACTACTTCCGCGCGTCCCGGCACGCCGAACTCCAGCGCCGGCTGCCCGGTATCGGCGGCCGCAGCGACACCTTCGTCCCCGACGAGGTCACCGACGAGCGGTTCGCCTACTACCTGGGTGTCAACAACGTCCTCGGAATGATCGGCGCCTTCGGGTCCCAGCGACTCGTCGACGAGCGCGTCCTGCTGGCCGCGTTCCGCCGCTTTCTCACCGAGGCCGCGTCCGGCCCCGGCAGGACCCGCTCACCGCTTCCCGCCCGGCTCCTGGAGACGCCCACTCTGCGCTGCAAGGCCAACCTGCTCACGCGGCTGCGCGGCCTGGACGAACTCGTGGGACCAGTGGACACCCAGTCCGTCTATGTGACCATCGCCAACCCCCTCGTCACTTCTGTCTCTCCTTACGGCATCCCAGCTGTCACCCCCATGGCTTGA
- a CDS encoding kinase, protein MSAEATDQAPFGRRRGIPRIDLRNLRRFSRAALLGPTSRGRLPDAIEHVAKVHRAHHPGADLDVLRKAYVLAESSHRGQMRKSGEPYITHPLAVTLILAELGAETTTLTASLLHDTVEDTEVTLDQVGEEFGEEVRYLVDGVTKLEKVDYGAAAEPETFRKMLVATGNDVRVMSIKLADRLHNMRTLGVMRPEKQVRIAKVTRDVLIPLAERLGVQALKTELEDLVFAILHPDEYARTRELLQAHAGRPDPLARAAEDVRGVLHEAGITAEVLVRPRHFVSVHRVGLKRGELTGTDLGRLLVLVSDDADCYAVLGELHTCFTPVISEFKDFIAVPKFNLYQSLHTAVAGRDGEVTEVLIRTHQMHRVAEAGVIALGNPYTPTEGADAPEGERADPTRPGWLSRLLDWQSATPDPDLFWTSLRDDLAQDREITVFRSDGGTLGLPAGASCVDAAYALYGEDAHSCIGARVNGRIATLSTVLRDGDTLQLLMAGDTRDAASHGPSPEWLDHARTPAARIAINRWLAAHPAPQPSPQESRDAVREPEAESASTLSGQDGQDGQDAQGSQGGEASVPAAGAVRPEAGIVVDRPGATVRLARCCTPVPPDAVTGFAVRGGAVTVHRERCPGVARMAAAGRTAVAVRWADEDDGDGGGDYRVTLFAEAFSRPHLLADLTEAIAAEGAEVVAAAVEPPREQRVRHTYTLQLPDAGRLPALMRAMRNVPGVYDVTREGRSMAAARS, encoded by the coding sequence ATGAGCGCAGAGGCCACCGACCAGGCCCCGTTCGGCCGCAGGCGCGGCATCCCCCGCATCGACCTGCGCAATCTCCGCAGGTTCAGCCGGGCGGCCCTGCTCGGGCCGACCTCCCGCGGTCGGCTGCCGGACGCGATCGAGCATGTGGCCAAGGTCCACCGCGCACACCATCCCGGAGCCGATCTGGATGTGCTCCGCAAGGCGTATGTGCTGGCCGAGTCCTCCCACCGCGGCCAGATGCGCAAGAGCGGTGAGCCGTACATCACCCATCCGCTGGCCGTCACGCTGATCCTCGCCGAACTGGGCGCCGAGACGACGACGTTGACCGCCTCGCTGCTCCACGACACCGTCGAGGACACCGAGGTGACCCTCGACCAGGTGGGCGAGGAGTTCGGCGAGGAGGTCCGCTATCTCGTCGACGGCGTCACCAAGTTGGAGAAGGTCGACTACGGCGCGGCGGCCGAGCCCGAGACCTTCCGCAAGATGCTCGTCGCCACGGGCAACGACGTCCGGGTGATGTCGATCAAACTCGCCGACCGGCTGCACAACATGCGCACCCTCGGCGTGATGCGCCCCGAGAAACAGGTGCGCATCGCCAAGGTCACCCGCGATGTGCTGATCCCGCTCGCCGAGCGGCTGGGCGTGCAGGCGCTCAAGACCGAGCTGGAGGACCTGGTCTTCGCCATCCTCCACCCCGATGAGTACGCGCGGACCCGCGAGCTCCTCCAGGCCCACGCCGGGCGCCCCGACCCGCTGGCCCGCGCCGCCGAGGACGTACGGGGCGTGCTCCACGAGGCGGGCATCACCGCCGAAGTCCTGGTCCGGCCGCGGCACTTCGTCTCCGTCCACCGGGTCGGGCTCAAGCGCGGCGAGCTGACCGGTACCGACCTCGGCCGCCTCCTCGTCCTCGTCTCCGACGACGCGGACTGCTACGCGGTCCTGGGCGAACTGCACACCTGCTTCACCCCGGTGATCTCGGAGTTCAAGGACTTCATCGCGGTCCCCAAGTTCAACCTCTACCAGTCGCTGCACACGGCCGTGGCCGGGCGCGACGGCGAGGTCACCGAGGTCCTCATCCGCACTCATCAGATGCACCGGGTCGCGGAGGCCGGAGTGATCGCCCTCGGCAATCCGTACACCCCGACGGAGGGCGCCGACGCCCCTGAGGGCGAGCGGGCCGACCCGACCCGCCCCGGCTGGCTGTCCCGGCTGCTCGACTGGCAGAGCGCCACCCCCGACCCCGACCTCTTCTGGACCTCGCTCCGCGACGACCTCGCCCAGGACCGCGAGATCACGGTCTTCCGCTCCGACGGCGGGACGCTCGGCCTGCCGGCGGGCGCGAGCTGCGTGGACGCCGCGTACGCCCTGTACGGCGAGGACGCGCACTCCTGTATCGGCGCCCGGGTCAACGGCCGGATCGCGACCCTGAGCACGGTGCTGCGCGACGGCGACACCCTGCAGCTCCTGATGGCCGGCGACACCCGGGACGCCGCCTCGCACGGCCCCTCGCCCGAGTGGCTCGACCACGCCCGCACCCCGGCCGCCCGCATCGCCATCAACCGCTGGCTGGCCGCCCACCCGGCGCCGCAGCCTTCCCCGCAGGAGTCCCGGGACGCGGTCCGGGAGCCGGAGGCGGAGTCCGCCTCCACCCTCTCCGGGCAGGACGGGCAGGACGGGCAGGACGCGCAGGGTTCGCAGGGTGGCGAAGCTTCCGTCCCCGCGGCCGGGGCGGTCCGCCCCGAGGCGGGCATCGTCGTCGACCGGCCCGGCGCGACCGTACGGCTGGCCCGCTGCTGCACCCCCGTGCCGCCCGACGCGGTCACCGGCTTCGCGGTGCGCGGCGGGGCCGTCACCGTGCACCGTGAGCGGTGCCCCGGGGTGGCGCGGATGGCCGCGGCCGGGCGCACGGCCGTCGCGGTGCGCTGGGCGGACGAGGACGACGGGGACGGGGGCGGCGATTATCGCGTGACCCTCTTCGCGGAGGCGTTCAGCAGGCCGCATCTGCTCGCGGATCTCACCGAGGCCATCGCCGCCGAGGGCGCGGAGGTGGTCGCGGCCGCCGTCGAACCGCCCCGTGAGCAGCGTGTCCGGCACACCTACACGCTCCAGCTGCCCGACGCGGGCAGGCTGCCGGCGCTGATGCGGGCCATGCGCAACGTCCCCGGGGTCTACGACGTGACACGCGAGGGCCGCAGCATGGCCGCGGCGCGCTCCTGA
- a CDS encoding 2,4-diaminobutyrate 4-aminotransferase: MAVTQLPPMALSAVSNDGGATQGILRRQALRESAARTYARALPIVPVRARGMTVEGADGRRYLDCLSGAGALALGHNHPVVLDAIRAVLDSEAPLQVLDLATPVKDAFTDELFATLPPGLAARARVQFCGPAGTDAVEAALKLVRIATGRDGLLAFSGAYHGMTAGALAASGGASAAGVPRLPFPYDYRCPFGVGGERGAELSACWAETLLDDPKGGVPDPAGMILEPVQGEGGVIPAPDGWLRRMREITAARSIPLIADEVQTGVGRTGAFWAVDHSGVVPDVMVLSKAIGGGLPLAVVVYREELDIWTPGAHAGTFRGNQLAMAAGTATLAYVRENHLSQRAAVVGRRMLERLRRFAAGRPQIGEVRGRGLMIGLELVAPETGPIAETGPIAETGPIAEAGAMAEAGQAGGAARVGPAARVGPVADAAWEGAPGGATPYGASQSEVALDEVTPCEGAWLTGAKGEGARGALGGGVRQTPGGEASYAGVARTAAPPAAPALAAAVQQECLRRGLIVELGGRHNAVIRLLPPLTITDEQTEAVLDRLADALDAAISTSGTRSGGLPPAAAPFAPPSAGNRR, from the coding sequence GTGGCCGTGACCCAGCTCCCGCCGATGGCCCTGTCCGCCGTCTCCAACGACGGTGGCGCCACCCAGGGAATTCTGCGGCGCCAGGCGCTGCGTGAGTCGGCCGCCCGCACCTATGCCCGGGCGCTGCCCATCGTTCCGGTGCGCGCCCGGGGGATGACGGTCGAAGGGGCCGACGGCCGCCGTTATCTCGACTGCCTCTCCGGGGCCGGGGCGCTGGCCCTGGGGCACAACCACCCGGTGGTGCTGGACGCGATCCGGGCCGTTCTGGACTCGGAAGCGCCGCTGCAGGTCCTGGATTTGGCGACACCAGTCAAGGACGCCTTCACGGATGAGCTGTTCGCGACTCTTCCGCCCGGACTCGCCGCCCGCGCGCGGGTGCAGTTCTGCGGACCGGCGGGCACGGACGCGGTCGAGGCCGCGCTCAAGCTGGTGCGGATCGCCACGGGGCGCGATGGCCTGCTCGCCTTCTCCGGGGCCTACCACGGGATGACGGCCGGTGCGCTGGCCGCCTCCGGCGGGGCCTCTGCGGCCGGGGTGCCCCGGCTGCCCTTTCCGTATGACTACCGCTGCCCGTTCGGGGTCGGCGGGGAGCGCGGTGCCGAACTCTCCGCGTGCTGGGCCGAGACGCTGCTCGACGACCCGAAGGGCGGGGTGCCCGACCCGGCCGGGATGATCCTCGAACCCGTACAGGGCGAGGGAGGGGTGATCCCGGCCCCGGACGGCTGGCTGCGCCGGATGCGCGAGATCACCGCGGCCCGCTCCATCCCGCTCATCGCGGACGAGGTGCAGACCGGCGTCGGGCGCACCGGGGCCTTCTGGGCGGTCGACCACAGCGGGGTGGTGCCCGATGTGATGGTGCTCTCGAAGGCCATCGGTGGCGGCCTGCCGCTGGCCGTCGTGGTCTACCGGGAGGAGCTCGACATTTGGACCCCCGGAGCCCACGCGGGCACCTTCCGCGGCAACCAGCTGGCGATGGCCGCGGGCACGGCCACCCTCGCGTACGTCCGGGAGAACCACCTCTCCCAGCGGGCGGCGGTCGTCGGCCGACGGATGCTGGAGCGGCTGCGCCGATTCGCCGCCGGGCGCCCGCAGATCGGGGAGGTACGCGGCCGCGGCCTCATGATCGGCCTGGAACTGGTCGCCCCGGAGACCGGGCCCATCGCGGAGACGGGACCCATCGCGGAGACGGGACCCATCGCAGAGGCGGGGGCCATGGCGGAGGCCGGGCAGGCCGGGGGCGCAGCGCGGGTCGGGCCCGCAGCGCGGGTCGGGCCTGTCGCGGACGCAGCCTGGGAGGGGGCCCCGGGCGGCGCAACCCCGTACGGGGCATCCCAGAGCGAGGTGGCCCTGGACGAAGTGACCCCGTGCGAAGGAGCCTGGCTGACGGGCGCCAAGGGCGAGGGCGCGCGCGGAGCCCTGGGCGGGGGTGTGCGCCAAACCCCGGGCGGGGAAGCGTCGTACGCCGGTGTCGCGCGTACGGCCGCTCCGCCTGCCGCTCCCGCGCTCGCGGCGGCGGTCCAGCAGGAGTGCCTGCGGCGCGGGCTCATCGTCGAACTCGGCGGACGCCACAACGCGGTGATCCGCCTCCTCCCTCCACTCACCATCACCGACGAGCAGACAGAGGCCGTTCTGGACCGGCTAGCCGACGCCCTGGACGCGGCGATCAGCACCTCCGGAACCCGCTCCGGTGGACTCCCGCCCGCCGCTGCCCCGTTCGCCCCACCGTCCGCCGGAAACCGACGCTGA
- a CDS encoding zinc metalloprotease produces the protein MAAAMAAVFLAVGPSSAAGPVSSTHPRPLGIGDPLFPELGNPGYDVTAYDIAFDYRRQDRPLDAVTTIDARATAPLRTVNLDFAQGVVDSVRVDGARARFVTAGEDLVVTPSAPLRKGAAFRVTVHHTSDPRGGTNGGWVRTSDGLVMANQANAAHRVFPCNDHPADKARFTFRITAPKTLTVVAGGLPGQRVHKGSRTTWTYRLAHPTATELAQVSIGRSAVPRRTGPHGLPVRDVVPVADRARLEKWLARTPGQLAWMEKKAGRYPFENYGVLIAHATTGFELETQTLSLFERDLFTSKELPRWYIESIMVHELAHQWFGDSVSPRRWSDLWLNEGHATWYEALHADERGKASLKRRMRKAYEQSDAWRAEGGPPAAPKPADSGQQIGIFRPVVYDGSALVLYALRQRIGRAAFDRLEREWVVRHRDSVASTADFIRLASQVAGRDLSGFLHPWLYGKKTPPMPGHPDWRPTAKESTKGAALPGARAGRHAVRYAVPWAVKPG, from the coding sequence GTGGCCGCGGCCATGGCCGCCGTCTTCCTCGCGGTCGGCCCCTCCTCCGCCGCGGGGCCGGTATCGTCCACGCACCCCAGGCCGCTGGGCATCGGCGACCCCCTCTTCCCGGAGCTCGGCAACCCCGGGTACGACGTCACGGCGTACGACATCGCGTTCGACTACCGCCGTCAGGACCGGCCGCTCGACGCCGTCACCACCATCGACGCCCGCGCCACCGCCCCCCTGCGCACCGTCAATCTCGACTTCGCCCAGGGCGTCGTGGACTCGGTGCGGGTCGACGGAGCGCGGGCCCGGTTCGTGACGGCCGGTGAGGACCTGGTGGTCACGCCGTCCGCCCCGCTCCGTAAGGGCGCCGCCTTCCGGGTCACCGTCCACCACACCAGCGATCCGCGGGGCGGCACCAACGGCGGCTGGGTTCGCACCAGCGACGGGCTGGTCATGGCCAACCAGGCCAACGCCGCCCACCGGGTCTTCCCTTGCAACGATCACCCCGCCGACAAGGCCCGCTTCACCTTCCGGATCACCGCCCCGAAGACCCTTACGGTCGTCGCGGGCGGACTTCCCGGACAGCGCGTCCACAAGGGATCGCGGACCACCTGGACGTACCGCCTCGCCCATCCCACGGCCACCGAGCTGGCGCAGGTCTCCATCGGCCGCTCCGCCGTGCCGCGCCGCACCGGGCCCCATGGGCTGCCGGTGCGCGACGTCGTACCCGTGGCGGACCGCGCACGGCTGGAGAAGTGGCTCGCGCGCACTCCCGGACAGCTGGCCTGGATGGAGAAGAAGGCCGGACGCTACCCCTTCGAGAACTACGGCGTCCTGATCGCCCACGCCACCACCGGCTTCGAGCTGGAGACACAGACGCTTTCCCTCTTCGAGCGCGATCTGTTCACCAGCAAGGAGCTACCCCGGTGGTACATCGAATCGATCATGGTGCACGAGCTGGCGCACCAGTGGTTCGGCGACAGCGTCAGCCCGCGCCGCTGGTCGGATCTATGGCTCAACGAGGGCCACGCCACCTGGTACGAGGCGCTGCACGCCGATGAGCGCGGTAAGGCGAGCCTGAAGCGGCGGATGCGCAAGGCGTACGAGCAGTCCGACGCCTGGCGGGCCGAGGGAGGGCCGCCCGCGGCCCCCAAGCCGGCCGACTCCGGCCAGCAGATCGGCATCTTCCGCCCGGTCGTCTACGACGGCAGCGCGCTGGTGCTGTACGCACTGCGGCAGCGGATCGGCCGCGCCGCCTTCGACCGGCTGGAGCGGGAATGGGTGGTCCGCCACCGCGACAGTGTGGCCTCGACCGCCGACTTCATCCGGCTGGCCTCCCAGGTGGCAGGGCGCGATCTGAGCGGATTCCTCCACCCCTGGCTGTACGGCAAGAAGACGCCGCCGATGCCGGGACACCCCGACTGGCGGCCGACGGCGAAGGAGAGCACCAAGGGCGCCGCGCTGCCGGGCGCCCGGGCAGGGCGGCATGCGGTGCGTTACGCGGTGCCATGGGCCGTGAAACCAGGGTGA
- a CDS encoding siderophore biosynthesis protein: protein MPHTDSSTSSSTDDTIDMRLRQEEDIARLIGLDATGREADGRADLLDHIVEWRPTSTPLGTFQLVPVRIGRDLRLIAQWMNDPSVAAFWELDGPDETTASHLGDQLDGDGRSVPCLGVLDGAPMSYWEVYRADLDPLARYYPARPHDTGIHLLIGRVGDRGRGLGTILLRAAADLVLEHRPSCTRVVAEPDLRNTPSVAAFLGAGFRFSAEVELPGKRAALMLRDRALRHVL from the coding sequence GTGCCGCACACCGACTCAAGTACGAGCTCCAGCACCGACGACACCATCGACATGCGGCTGCGCCAGGAAGAGGACATCGCACGACTCATCGGCCTGGACGCCACCGGACGGGAGGCCGACGGCCGGGCGGATCTGCTCGACCACATCGTCGAATGGCGGCCCACCAGCACCCCGTTGGGCACCTTCCAGCTCGTCCCGGTCCGCATCGGGCGCGATCTGCGGCTCATCGCCCAATGGATGAACGACCCCTCCGTCGCCGCCTTCTGGGAGCTCGACGGCCCCGATGAGACCACCGCGAGCCACCTCGGGGATCAGCTCGACGGCGATGGCCGCAGCGTGCCCTGTCTGGGCGTCCTGGACGGCGCCCCGATGAGCTATTGGGAGGTGTACCGCGCCGATCTGGACCCGCTCGCGCGGTACTACCCGGCCCGGCCGCACGACACGGGTATCCACCTGCTCATCGGCCGGGTCGGCGATCGTGGCCGTGGCCTGGGGACGATCCTGCTCCGCGCCGCCGCCGACCTCGTCCTCGAGCACCGTCCGTCCTGCACCCGGGTCGTGGCCGAACCGGACCTTCGCAACACCCCCTCCGTCGCCGCCTTCCTCGGCGCCGGATTCCGCTTCTCCGCGGAAGTCGAACTCCCCGGCAAACGCGCCGCGCTGATGCTGCGCGACCGTGCCCTGAGACACGTCCTGTGA